The proteins below are encoded in one region of Mya arenaria isolate MELC-2E11 chromosome 15, ASM2691426v1:
- the LOC128219363 gene encoding uncharacterized protein LOC128219363 yields the protein MAEGFQTTVHDQVGGRSPDAYQTCADDNVPGRKGKRCDPCRTNGRWNYAVVLCKTCQQHQCEECSMNHSLNDIMVGHDLQGLEEDDQRKICTKHKQDLNIYCVDHDEMCCGLCGVMYHKQCTKVTDIKSGMKISLANLHGRCEYIDKGDEKRIQAYRSQVKVISEQIDIMKNEIDKLFDDFKCNVVHSTRDAVKTESKKIDEEKIVRTAITKDTDTTLATNIDDFNRIRLFTKKIRQHKNAISKQESDKHVLDFIFEFNKTLLSFIQSGDDIGSLHIEKTFTKATSGSFVRPFMLRLLASRNFLKQGEDGDREPLISGLDFLPDGRIVAVDNWNHRLIVTDQQLNNLATHLLASTPQDIVTTSDQKVAITTCSDGKILNFNINADNTIIELPSFHCNRDYENISTMPGDWFCATTFRHKYPVSKVSGTLGEKEFEPNLPMKQLKYNEAVTTYIQNRQIVVLIDFSDNSINFHDVSGNTVITIVRRHASIQIPRGVCVGPGDCVFVCSQNTNSIVQLSPTGRLIGSCKVEMSMPRCVAVSKDGTKLVVSNKVKGNTKLQIYELQ from the coding sequence ATGGCTGAAGGCTTCCAAACAACTGTACACGATCAAGTCGGCGGAAGGTCTCCAGACGCGTATCAAACATGTGCCGACGACAACGTTCCCGGTCGGAAGGGGAAACGTTGTGATCCCTGTAGAACCAACGGGAGGTGGAATTATGCGGTGGTGTTGTGTAAAACCTGCCAACAACACCAGTGTGAGGAGTGCTCAATGAACCACTCCTTGAATGACATCATGGTTGGACACGATCTACAAGGTTTGGAGGAAGATGACCAAAGGAAAATATGCACCAAACACAAGCAGGATTTAAACATATACTGTGTAGATCACGATGAAATGTGCTGTGGACTCTGTGGTGTAATGTACCATAAGCAATGCACTAAAGTCACTGATATCAAATCAGGTATGAAAATATCGCTTGCAAATTTACATGGCAGATGTGAATATATTGACAAAGGTGATGAAAAACGAATCCAAGCTTACCGCAGCCAGGTGAAAGTCATTTCCGAACAAATCGATATCATGAAAAATGAGATAGATAAACTGTTTGATGATTTCAAGTGCAACGTTGTTCATAGTACCCGTGATGCAGTCAAGACTGAATCAAAGAAAATAGATGAAGAGAAAATAGTTCGAACGGCAATTACTAAAGATACTGATACAACATTAGCTACAAACATTGACGATTTCAATAGAATTCGTTTGTTTACCAAAAAGATAAGACAACACAAAAATGCGATTTCAAAACAAGAGTCCGATAAACATGTTCTGGATTTCATTTTCGAATTCAACAAGACACTGCTTTCTTTCATACAAAGCGGGGATGACATCGGTTCACTCCACATCGAGAAGACGTTCACCAAGGCAACATCCGGGTCGTTTGTACGTCCTTTTATGTTACGTTTGTTGGCGTCTAGGAATTTTTTGAAGCAGGGTGAAGATGGTGATAGAGAACCTCTCATATCCGGTCTAGACTTCCTTCCAGACGGCAGAATTGTAGCTGTCGATAATTGGAACCACAGGCTTATAGTGACTGATCAGCAGCTAAACAATCTGGCTACACATCTCCTTGCTTCAACACCACAAGACATTGTCACAACTAGTGATCAAAAAGTTGCTATTACCACCTGTAGTGACGGTAAGatcttaaattttaatataaacgCAGATAACACAATCATCGAATTACCTTCTTTTCACTGCAATCGTGATTACGAGAATATATCCACCATGCCGGGAGATTGGTTTTGTGCCACCACATTCAGACACAAGTACCCTGTGAGCAAGGTTTCCGGCACTTTAGGGGAGAAGGAGTTTGAGCCCAATCTTCCAATGAAACAGTTGAAATATAATGAAGCCGTCACTACATACATTCAAAACCGTCAAATTGTGGTTCTCATTGACTTTTCTGATAATTCTATTAATTTTCACGACGTAAGCGGCAACACCGTTATTACCATAGTAAGAAGACACGCCAGCATCCAGATACCTCGTGGTGTCTGTGTAGGTCCCGGGGACTGCGTGTTTGTGTGTAGTCAGAACACTAACTCTATCGTGCAATTGTCTCCCACTGGAAGATTGATTGGATCTTGTAAAGTGGAGATGAGCATGCCCCGTTGTGTTGCTGTGTCCAAGGACGGTACAAAGCTTGTGGTGTCGAACAAGGTCAAAGGGAACACAAAACTTCAGATTTATGAATTGCAATAA